The following proteins come from a genomic window of Sphaerisporangium rubeum:
- a CDS encoding acyl carrier protein, whose protein sequence is MSETTTELRHELAGMIASASDGEVRAEDALTGRHSLSALGFSSLARIRLIDAIEDTFGVDVDLGGDLSSFESVDTLAAHVATLLAAR, encoded by the coding sequence ATGAGCGAGACCACCACCGAGCTCCGGCATGAGCTGGCCGGCATGATCGCGAGCGCCTCCGACGGCGAGGTACGCGCCGAGGACGCGCTCACCGGCCGTCACTCCCTCTCCGCGCTCGGGTTCAGCTCGCTGGCCCGCATCCGCCTCATCGACGCCATCGAGGACACCTTCGGCGTGGACGTCGACCTCGGCGGTGACCTGTCGTCCTTCGAGAGCGTGGACACCCTCGCCGCGCACGTCGCGACGCTGCTGGCGGCGCGATGA
- a CDS encoding amino acid adenylation domain-containing protein, with the protein MTGTEKLSATKQELLALRLRHGAPAPRRRTVPRRPEGEPPPLSHAQERLWFLEQFAPGTTQLTIPLTLRLRGPLDAAALADALDAVVSAHEALRMRYPATADGEPRVVVTEDATLPLTVAGAPDEATARSLVEVFLSAPFDLAQGPVARALLVRLADDDHVLVVAVHHIAADGWSAELLLREVFTRYADGTPPEPETGYGDYAAWQRSLPPPERDLGFWRERLAGLEPLDLPSDRPRPPERTYTGAACGFPLDADLATALAELGRAHGATPFMTMLAGFAALLGRYAGTEDVAVGSPVAGRQAPELDGVIGCFVNMLTMRVDLSGDPAFGELLDRVRHVTVDALAHQDLPFERLVSELDLPRDVSRSPLFGVILAMQNFRGGGVEPPQGLSLADFPLDAWATRYDLELYVADDPGGGMSGLFVYNTDLFEAATVERLAGHLRTLLERVAARPDLRLSQIDLLGEEERRLVVEGWNATATAYPGVATLHGPVEEQAARTPDAVAVRFEGRSLTYAELDAAATRVAHTLRRHGVTAGSVVAVCAERSLELLPGLLGVLKAGAAYLPVDPDYPAERIAFMLGDAAPAALLTQRRIRPSVPDTTTVVLDLDDPSAWSGAGPLPAVDPGDVAYVIYTSGSTGRPKGVPNTHGGIANRLRWMQERYGLDAGDVVAQKTPVSFDVSVWELFWPLRHGATLALATPGGHKDAAYLRRFLVTEKVTTVHFVPSMLAAFLAEDDVAGCRALRRVICSGEELPADLARRCLTTLPGAELHNLYGPTEAAVDVSSWHCRPAALAKAARVPIGTPVANTSLYVLDAAMAPVPVGVPGELFIGGDQVALGYLNRPGLTGERFVANPFGPPGSRLYRTGDLARRRLDGALEFLGRMDGQVKLRGLRIELGEIEAALRAVPAVRDAAVIVREDRPGDPRLVAYITPVDGGALDEVLDHAAVRAELKKTLPDYMVPGGWVTLATLPLGPNGKLDRRALPAPVAGRDAAIEFVAPDTPTERVFAEIWCELLGVEAIGVDDDFFDLGGHSLLATQVVARLRKRTGAEVGVMDVFKHPTVRELAALADTPADRRGPRSLLHRLTPARATPPVLSYVCVPYGGGSAVVYQPLADALPDGHALWSLAVPGHDAGVAEGRMEFDDLAAACVREILEKVEGPVALYGHCGVGSALSVEIARRLEAAGRELVALYIGAIFPFARPRGALMSRVAKLAEAERLRGDQRYVNWLISQGVDLGDIEHAEARRIVRNMRRDSREAEDYYTRLFASGTERLRAPVITLAGTEDPATDYYQERFREWHFLTSTSAVVVLAEAGHFFLKYRAAEVAEIVTTTHRALDGPRDGPERAPDATWWLHDVSRSDTPVRPAGVQPSLARFLSVAASQLVSVTGSALTEFAVPLWIYTTTGSVVQFALLAVAGLVPGLLTAPVAGAIIDRSDRRKVMLAGDVAAFATQLAFGLLLWTGNLTTGAIYPLLGCLSVALTFQRVAYATAIPQLVPKHYLGHANGIAQLGFGTAQLLVPIFAVGLLAGIGLGGILLLDVLSYAAAIVVLLVVRFPATMAWRRREPITAEILGGLRYSLGHRGFRGMLLFFVVMNVFLSPLLLMFGPLVLSFAGLADVGRVSFLAGVGTFAGALIMIVWGGPRRLRLRGVLLCTLALGVFSVVTGLRADLVVIAVGVCGMTAWVTLLNGIYTTIVQVKVPQRFHGRVFAMNTLIAWSTLPIGFGLVAPYAASVLDPLLVDGGALAGSVGTLIGTGPGRGIGFMYLLFGAAIVAVALIAMRVPALARFDHEVPDAVADDLIGVQALRALDETRKAKTDERDHHRAPA; encoded by the coding sequence GTGACCGGGACCGAGAAGCTGTCGGCCACCAAGCAGGAGCTGCTGGCCCTGCGGCTGCGCCATGGCGCCCCGGCCCCGCGCAGGCGGACCGTCCCGAGGCGGCCCGAAGGTGAGCCGCCGCCGCTGTCGCACGCGCAGGAACGGCTGTGGTTCCTGGAACAGTTCGCGCCGGGAACCACGCAGCTCACCATCCCGCTCACCCTGCGGCTGCGCGGCCCCCTCGACGCCGCCGCGCTCGCGGACGCGCTCGACGCCGTGGTGTCCGCGCACGAGGCACTGCGCATGCGGTACCCGGCCACCGCGGACGGCGAGCCGCGGGTCGTGGTCACCGAGGACGCCACCCTGCCGCTGACCGTGGCCGGCGCGCCGGACGAGGCCACCGCGCGGTCCCTGGTCGAGGTCTTCCTGTCCGCGCCGTTCGACCTGGCGCAGGGACCGGTGGCGCGAGCGCTGCTGGTGCGGCTCGCCGACGACGACCATGTGCTCGTGGTCGCGGTGCACCACATCGCCGCCGACGGCTGGTCCGCCGAACTTCTGCTGCGCGAGGTCTTCACCCGTTACGCCGACGGCACACCCCCCGAGCCGGAGACCGGGTACGGCGACTACGCGGCCTGGCAGCGGAGCCTGCCGCCGCCGGAGCGCGACCTCGGCTTCTGGCGGGAACGGCTGGCCGGCCTCGAACCGCTCGACCTGCCGTCCGACCGGCCCCGGCCGCCGGAACGCACCTACACCGGCGCGGCGTGCGGGTTCCCGCTGGACGCGGACCTCGCGACCGCGCTCGCCGAACTCGGCCGCGCGCACGGCGCCACACCGTTCATGACGATGCTCGCCGGGTTCGCCGCGCTGCTCGGCCGGTACGCCGGCACCGAGGACGTCGCGGTGGGGTCACCGGTGGCGGGACGCCAGGCGCCGGAGCTGGACGGCGTGATCGGCTGCTTCGTCAATATGCTGACCATGCGGGTGGACCTGTCGGGTGACCCGGCGTTCGGGGAGCTGCTGGACCGGGTGCGCCACGTCACCGTGGACGCGCTCGCGCACCAGGACCTGCCGTTCGAGCGGCTCGTCTCCGAGCTGGACCTGCCGAGGGACGTGTCGAGGTCGCCGCTGTTCGGCGTCATCCTCGCGATGCAGAACTTCCGTGGCGGCGGCGTCGAACCGCCGCAGGGCCTGAGCCTCGCGGACTTCCCGCTCGACGCCTGGGCCACGCGGTACGACCTGGAGCTGTACGTCGCCGACGACCCCGGCGGCGGCATGTCGGGGCTGTTCGTCTACAACACCGACCTGTTCGAGGCCGCCACGGTGGAACGGCTCGCCGGCCACCTGCGCACCCTGCTCGAACGCGTCGCGGCCCGTCCTGACCTGCGGCTGTCGCAGATCGACCTGCTCGGCGAGGAGGAACGCCGCCTCGTCGTCGAGGGCTGGAACGCCACCGCCACGGCCTACCCCGGCGTCGCGACGCTGCACGGTCCCGTCGAGGAGCAGGCGGCGCGCACCCCCGACGCCGTCGCGGTGCGTTTCGAGGGCCGGTCGCTGACGTACGCCGAGCTGGACGCGGCGGCGACCCGCGTGGCGCACACCCTGCGCCGCCACGGCGTGACCGCCGGCTCGGTGGTCGCGGTCTGCGCGGAGCGCTCGCTCGAGCTGCTGCCGGGGCTGCTCGGCGTGCTGAAGGCCGGTGCCGCGTACCTGCCGGTCGACCCGGACTACCCGGCCGAGCGGATCGCGTTCATGCTCGGCGACGCCGCGCCGGCCGCGCTGCTCACGCAGCGAAGGATCCGGCCGTCCGTGCCGGACACCACCACGGTCGTGCTCGACCTGGACGACCCGTCGGCCTGGTCCGGCGCCGGCCCCCTGCCGGCAGTGGACCCCGGCGACGTCGCCTACGTCATCTACACCTCCGGCTCCACCGGCCGGCCCAAGGGGGTGCCGAACACCCACGGCGGCATCGCCAACCGGCTCCGCTGGATGCAGGAGCGGTACGGCCTCGACGCCGGCGACGTGGTGGCGCAGAAGACGCCGGTGAGCTTCGACGTGTCGGTGTGGGAACTGTTCTGGCCGCTGCGCCACGGCGCGACCCTCGCGCTCGCCACCCCCGGCGGCCACAAGGACGCCGCGTACCTGCGGCGTTTCCTCGTCACCGAGAAGGTCACCACCGTCCACTTCGTGCCGTCCATGCTCGCCGCGTTCCTCGCCGAGGACGACGTGGCCGGCTGCCGCGCGCTGCGCCGCGTCATCTGCTCCGGCGAGGAACTGCCTGCCGACCTCGCGCGGCGCTGCCTCACCACGCTGCCGGGTGCCGAGCTGCACAACCTGTACGGCCCGACCGAGGCCGCGGTGGACGTGTCGTCCTGGCACTGCCGTCCGGCCGCGCTCGCCAAGGCGGCCCGGGTGCCGATCGGCACGCCGGTCGCCAACACGTCCCTGTACGTGCTGGACGCCGCCATGGCGCCGGTGCCGGTCGGTGTGCCGGGTGAGCTGTTCATCGGCGGGGACCAGGTGGCGCTCGGGTACCTCAACCGGCCCGGCCTCACCGGCGAACGGTTCGTGGCGAACCCGTTCGGCCCGCCTGGCTCGCGGCTGTACCGCACCGGCGACCTCGCGCGACGGCGCCTGGACGGGGCCCTTGAGTTCCTCGGCCGCATGGACGGCCAGGTCAAGCTGCGCGGCCTGCGCATCGAGCTCGGCGAGATCGAGGCGGCGCTGCGCGCCGTCCCCGCCGTCCGGGACGCCGCGGTGATCGTCCGCGAGGACCGTCCCGGCGACCCGCGCCTGGTGGCGTACATCACGCCGGTGGACGGCGGCGCGCTGGACGAAGTGCTCGACCACGCCGCCGTGCGCGCCGAGCTGAAGAAGACGCTGCCGGACTACATGGTGCCGGGAGGCTGGGTCACGCTCGCCACCTTGCCGCTCGGCCCGAACGGCAAGCTCGACCGCCGCGCGCTGCCGGCGCCGGTCGCCGGACGAGACGCCGCGATCGAGTTCGTCGCGCCGGACACCCCGACCGAGCGAGTCTTCGCGGAGATCTGGTGCGAACTGCTCGGCGTCGAGGCGATCGGCGTCGACGACGACTTCTTCGACCTCGGCGGCCACTCGCTGCTCGCCACACAGGTGGTGGCGCGGCTGCGCAAGCGGACCGGGGCCGAGGTCGGCGTGATGGACGTGTTCAAGCACCCCACCGTGCGTGAGCTGGCCGCGCTCGCCGACACCCCGGCCGACCGGCGCGGCCCCCGGTCGCTGCTGCACCGCCTCACCCCGGCCCGCGCCACGCCGCCGGTGCTCAGCTACGTGTGCGTGCCGTACGGCGGGGGGAGCGCGGTCGTGTACCAGCCGCTCGCCGACGCGCTGCCGGACGGTCACGCACTGTGGTCGCTCGCGGTCCCCGGTCACGACGCCGGTGTCGCCGAGGGACGGATGGAGTTCGACGACCTGGCGGCGGCGTGCGTGCGGGAGATCCTGGAGAAGGTCGAGGGCCCGGTCGCGCTGTACGGCCACTGCGGCGTCGGGTCGGCGCTGAGCGTGGAGATCGCTCGGCGTCTCGAGGCCGCGGGACGGGAACTCGTGGCGCTGTACATCGGGGCCATCTTCCCGTTCGCCAGGCCGCGCGGCGCGCTGATGTCGCGGGTCGCGAAGCTCGCCGAGGCGGAGCGGCTGCGCGGCGACCAGCGGTACGTCAACTGGCTCATCTCGCAAGGCGTGGACCTCGGTGACATCGAACACGCCGAGGCCCGCCGGATCGTGCGCAACATGCGGCGCGACTCGCGGGAGGCGGAGGACTACTACACCCGCCTGTTCGCCTCCGGCACCGAGCGGCTCCGCGCTCCGGTGATCACCCTGGCCGGCACCGAGGACCCGGCGACCGACTACTACCAGGAGCGGTTCCGTGAGTGGCACTTCCTGACGTCCACGTCGGCGGTGGTGGTGCTCGCCGAGGCCGGCCACTTCTTCCTGAAGTACCGCGCCGCCGAGGTCGCCGAGATCGTCACGACCACCCATCGCGCGCTGGACGGGCCGCGCGACGGGCCGGAGCGCGCGCCGGACGCCACGTGGTGGCTGCACGACGTGTCGCGCTCGGACACGCCGGTGCGGCCGGCCGGGGTGCAGCCGAGCCTCGCGCGGTTCCTCTCCGTGGCGGCAAGCCAGCTCGTGTCGGTGACCGGGTCGGCGCTGACCGAGTTCGCCGTCCCGCTGTGGATCTACACCACGACCGGTTCCGTGGTGCAGTTCGCGCTGCTCGCGGTGGCGGGCCTGGTCCCCGGGCTGCTCACCGCGCCGGTCGCCGGCGCGATCATCGACCGGTCCGACCGGCGCAAGGTCATGCTCGCGGGGGACGTCGCGGCGTTCGCCACGCAGCTCGCGTTCGGGTTGCTGCTGTGGACGGGGAACCTCACCACGGGGGCGATCTACCCGCTGCTCGGCTGCCTGTCGGTCGCGCTCACGTTCCAGCGGGTCGCGTACGCCACGGCGATCCCGCAGCTCGTGCCGAAGCACTACCTCGGCCACGCCAACGGCATCGCGCAACTCGGCTTCGGCACCGCGCAACTGCTGGTGCCGATCTTCGCGGTGGGGCTGCTCGCCGGCATCGGGCTCGGCGGCATCCTCCTGCTCGACGTCCTCAGCTACGCGGCCGCCATCGTGGTGCTGCTGGTCGTGCGGTTCCCCGCCACCATGGCGTGGCGGCGCAGGGAACCGATCACCGCCGAGATCCTCGGCGGGCTGCGGTACTCCCTCGGCCACCGCGGCTTCCGCGGCATGCTGCTGTTCTTCGTCGTGATGAACGTCTTCCTCTCGCCGCTGCTGCTGATGTTCGGGCCGCTGGTGCTGTCGTTCGCGGGACTCGCCGACGTCGGCAGGGTGTCGTTCCTCGCCGGCGTCGGCACGTTCGCCGGCGCGCTCATCATGATCGTCTGGGGTGGGCCGCGCCGGCTGCGGCTGCGCGGCGTGCTGCTGTGCACGCTGGCGCTCGGCGTGTTCAGTGTGGTCACCGGCCTGCGTGCCGACCTGGTGGTGATCGCCGTCGGCGTGTGCGGCATGACCGCCTGGGTGACGCTGCTCAACGGCATCTACACCACGATCGTGCAGGTCAAGGTGCCGCAGCGGTTCCACGGCCGGGTGTTCGCCATGAACACCCTGATCGCGTGGTCCACGCTCCCCATCGGCTTCGGCCTCGTGGCGCCGTACGCCGCCTCCGTGCTCGACCCGCTGCTCGTGGACGGCGGCGCGCTCGCCGGCAGCGTCGGCACGCTCATCGGCACCGGCCCCGGCCGCGGCATCGGGTTCATGTACCTGCTGTTCGGCGCCGCCATCGTGGCGGTCGCCCTCATCGCCATGCGGGTGCCCGCGCTCGCCCGCTTCGACCACGAGGTGCCGGACGCCGTCGCCGACGACCTGATCGGCGTCCAGGCGCTGCGCGCACTCGACGAGACGAGAAAGGCCAAGACAGATGAGCGAGACCACCACCGAGCTCCGGCATGA